Proteins from a genomic interval of Brachybacterium vulturis:
- a CDS encoding DUF6350 family protein — MSSTVDSIATPLVRGVLGALSSLGIALAVVVVPALAAQVAGTASSATALDAILIGLSILVLGHGGGVMVDTGVIDGPVTMTPFGLLILLLLLSALSMRRVGRALRPVRDDGVLRTGALRDAGSALGMYALVYAVGLAVLAGIGRSVDTSPMLTSAVVSGLMVAVAGGLLGMLWSLRREPTDTVPGVRVLELLPAPYGDVARAVLLAVTGLCGLGMALVVVLLLLSVPAQAALFEGLAPGIVGGTVLTLIQLALLPLVAVWALTVLLGGTVGVGTSTGISLDGAETGVLPALPMLGALPDPGDFPAALWLLMILPAIPVALGAVRLVQDVAHLERREQITAWAAYPLSVIVVCLLLAGLSTGGIGDGRLVHLGPQMSTLALPLIVIVVASTALVLGVLVTPLIPWTRSTLGSVRARVEAAERSEHDDGGTPSAHDGADEHDPEAARSALLARFARRHAPVQSVVEPEDPEDEDPDVDAWALPTAEPDRDRAEDAPAEEQAPPADPARRRNRLSRRTDR, encoded by the coding sequence GTGAGCAGCACAGTCGACAGCATCGCGACGCCCCTGGTCCGGGGCGTGCTCGGGGCTCTGTCCTCGCTCGGCATCGCGCTGGCCGTGGTGGTCGTGCCCGCGCTCGCCGCCCAGGTCGCCGGCACCGCCTCGAGCGCGACCGCGCTGGACGCGATCCTGATCGGCCTGAGCATCCTCGTGCTCGGCCACGGCGGCGGCGTCATGGTGGACACCGGGGTGATCGACGGACCCGTGACCATGACCCCCTTCGGCCTGCTGATCCTGCTGCTGCTGCTCTCGGCGCTGTCGATGCGTCGAGTGGGCCGAGCGCTGCGGCCCGTGCGGGACGACGGTGTGCTGCGCACCGGCGCGCTGCGCGACGCCGGCTCCGCACTGGGCATGTATGCGCTGGTGTACGCGGTCGGGCTGGCCGTGCTGGCCGGCATCGGCCGCAGCGTGGACACCTCGCCCATGCTCACCTCGGCGGTGGTCTCCGGGCTGATGGTCGCGGTGGCCGGCGGGCTCCTGGGCATGCTGTGGTCGCTGCGGCGGGAGCCGACGGATACCGTGCCCGGGGTGCGGGTGCTCGAGCTGCTGCCCGCTCCCTATGGGGACGTCGCCCGGGCAGTGCTGCTGGCGGTGACCGGATTGTGCGGGCTCGGCATGGCGCTGGTGGTGGTGCTGCTGCTGCTGTCCGTCCCCGCCCAGGCGGCGCTGTTCGAGGGGCTCGCCCCCGGCATCGTCGGCGGGACCGTGCTCACCCTGATCCAGCTGGCCCTGCTCCCGCTGGTGGCGGTGTGGGCGCTCACGGTGCTGCTCGGCGGCACCGTCGGGGTGGGGACCTCCACCGGCATCTCGCTGGACGGCGCCGAGACCGGAGTGCTCCCGGCGCTGCCGATGCTGGGCGCCCTCCCCGACCCCGGGGACTTCCCGGCCGCGCTCTGGCTGCTGATGATCCTGCCCGCGATCCCGGTCGCGCTGGGCGCGGTGCGGCTGGTGCAGGACGTCGCCCACCTCGAGCGGCGCGAGCAGATCACCGCCTGGGCGGCCTACCCGCTCTCCGTGATCGTCGTGTGCCTGCTGCTGGCCGGCCTGTCCACCGGCGGGATCGGGGACGGCCGCCTGGTGCACCTGGGGCCGCAGATGAGCACGCTGGCGCTGCCGCTGATCGTCATCGTCGTGGCGAGCACCGCGCTCGTGCTCGGGGTGCTGGTGACCCCGCTGATCCCCTGGACCCGCAGCACGCTCGGCTCCGTACGGGCACGGGTCGAGGCGGCCGAGCGCAGCGAGCATGACGACGGGGGGACGCCCAGCGCGCACGACGGGGCCGACGAGCACGACCCGGAAGCCGCACGCAGCGCGCTGCTGGCGCGCTTCGCCCGGCGTCACGCCCCGGTGCAGTCCGTCGTCGAGCCCGAGGACCCCGAGGACGAGGACCCCGACGTCGATGCCTGGGCGCTGCCGACGGCCGAGCCGGACCGGGACCGGGCCGAGGACGCCCCGGCCGAGGAGCAGGCACCCCCCGCGGACCCCGCGCGGCGGAGGAACCGGCTCAGCCGCCGAACAGACCGCTGA
- the purN gene encoding phosphoribosylglycinamide formyltransferase, which produces MTRFPVVVLISGTGSNLAALLAAERAEDCPYAVVAVLADRDASGLEHARAAGLPTEVVPLADHADRAAWDAALAEAVAAHRPQLVVLAGFMKLVGPALLEAFGGRIVNTHPALLPSFPGAHGVRDALAHGVRITGCSVIEVDAGVDTGRILAQAAVEVREEDTEATLHARIKAVEQPLLVDVVRRLAAAS; this is translated from the coding sequence GTGACCCGTTTCCCCGTCGTCGTCCTCATCTCCGGCACCGGCTCGAACCTCGCCGCCCTCCTCGCCGCTGAGCGCGCCGAGGACTGCCCCTATGCCGTGGTGGCGGTGCTCGCCGATCGCGACGCCAGCGGCCTCGAGCATGCCCGCGCCGCAGGCCTCCCCACCGAGGTGGTGCCCCTGGCCGATCATGCCGACCGGGCCGCCTGGGACGCGGCCCTCGCCGAGGCGGTCGCGGCCCATCGCCCGCAGCTGGTGGTGCTGGCCGGGTTCATGAAGCTCGTCGGCCCTGCGCTGCTGGAGGCCTTCGGCGGTCGCATCGTCAACACGCATCCTGCCCTGCTGCCCTCCTTCCCCGGCGCCCACGGCGTCCGGGACGCCCTCGCCCACGGGGTGAGGATCACCGGCTGCAGCGTCATCGAGGTCGATGCCGGTGTGGACACCGGGCGGATCCTCGCCCAGGCCGCGGTCGAGGTCCGCGAGGAGGACACCGAGGCGACCCTCCACGCACGGATCAAGGCCGTCGAGCAGCCGCTGCTGGTGGACGTGGTGCGGCGTCTCGCCGCCGCCTCCTGA
- the purH gene encoding bifunctional phosphoribosylaminoimidazolecarboxamide formyltransferase/IMP cyclohydrolase: MSTAERRPLTRALLSVFDKTGIVDLARTLAENGVEIVSTGSTGSTIRDAGIAVTDVETVTGFPEMLDGRVKTLHPRIHGGILADQRLAAHQEQLKAHQIAPFDLVVVNLYPFSETVAAGGSFEEIIEKIDVGGPTMVRAAAKNFASLAVVVDPEGYAIAAEAAAAGGFTLAERQQLATIAFTRTAEYDDAISDWMLEQLDGPAEAEAAGPEDELEDDELEDDQEVSILDLSDADAAELGITATLRYGENPHQRARLAVTDETAPGLAGAEQLGGKEMSYNNYVDADAAVRAAHDHTLPAVAVVKHNNPCGIAVAREDEDIALAHARAHGTDPVSAYGGVIAANRTVTLAMAQQVKPVFTEVILAPDFEDEALELLRTKKNLRILRLPGRYSRGAELREIWGGMLIQDPDTISDDGDDPAQWTLAAGEAADEATLADLAFAWRSVRAVKSNAILLADDSAAVGIGMGQVNRLDSCRLAVTRANTLGAPGEAEEAPERARGAVAASDAFFPFADGAQILLDAGVRAIVQPGGSIRDDEVLEACRAAGVTMYLTGTRHFAH, from the coding sequence GTGAGCACCGCAGAGCGTCGTCCCCTGACCCGAGCCCTCCTCTCCGTCTTCGACAAGACCGGCATCGTCGACCTGGCCCGCACCCTCGCCGAGAACGGGGTCGAGATCGTCTCCACCGGTTCCACCGGCAGCACGATCCGTGACGCCGGCATCGCGGTCACGGACGTGGAGACCGTCACCGGCTTCCCCGAGATGCTCGACGGCCGGGTCAAGACCCTCCACCCGCGCATCCACGGCGGGATCCTCGCCGACCAGCGCCTGGCCGCCCACCAGGAGCAGCTGAAGGCCCACCAGATCGCCCCCTTCGACCTGGTGGTCGTGAACCTCTACCCCTTCAGCGAGACCGTCGCCGCAGGCGGCAGCTTCGAGGAGATCATCGAGAAGATCGACGTGGGCGGCCCCACCATGGTGCGCGCGGCGGCGAAGAACTTCGCCTCCCTCGCCGTGGTCGTCGACCCGGAGGGCTACGCGATCGCTGCCGAGGCCGCCGCGGCCGGTGGCTTCACCCTCGCCGAGCGCCAGCAGCTCGCGACGATCGCGTTCACCCGCACGGCGGAGTACGACGACGCGATCAGCGACTGGATGCTCGAGCAGCTCGACGGTCCCGCCGAGGCGGAGGCCGCGGGACCCGAGGACGAGCTCGAGGACGACGAGCTCGAGGACGACCAGGAGGTCAGCATCCTGGACCTCTCCGACGCCGACGCCGCCGAGCTCGGCATCACCGCCACCCTCCGCTACGGCGAGAACCCGCACCAGCGGGCGCGCCTGGCCGTCACCGACGAGACCGCCCCCGGCCTCGCCGGGGCCGAGCAGCTCGGCGGGAAGGAGATGAGCTACAACAACTACGTCGACGCCGATGCCGCCGTGCGCGCCGCCCACGACCACACCCTCCCCGCCGTCGCCGTGGTCAAGCACAACAACCCCTGCGGCATCGCCGTGGCCCGTGAGGACGAGGACATCGCCCTCGCCCACGCCCGCGCCCACGGCACCGACCCGGTCTCCGCCTACGGCGGCGTCATCGCCGCCAACCGCACGGTCACCCTCGCCATGGCCCAGCAGGTCAAACCCGTGTTCACCGAAGTCATCCTGGCGCCCGACTTCGAGGACGAGGCCCTCGAGCTGCTGCGCACCAAGAAGAACCTGCGGATCCTGCGCCTCCCCGGGCGCTACTCCCGCGGCGCCGAGCTGCGCGAGATCTGGGGCGGGATGCTGATCCAGGACCCCGACACGATCTCCGACGACGGCGACGATCCCGCGCAGTGGACCCTCGCCGCGGGCGAGGCCGCCGATGAGGCGACCCTGGCGGACCTCGCCTTCGCCTGGCGCTCGGTGCGTGCGGTGAAGTCCAACGCGATCCTGCTGGCGGACGACTCCGCGGCCGTCGGCATCGGGATGGGCCAGGTCAACCGCCTGGACTCGTGCCGCCTGGCGGTCACGCGGGCCAACACCCTGGGCGCTCCCGGCGAGGCCGAGGAGGCCCCGGAACGGGCTCGCGGCGCGGTGGCCGCCTCGGATGCGTTCTTCCCGTTCGCCGACGGAGCCCAGATCCTCCTGGACGCGGGCGTGCGCGCGATCGTGCAGCCCGGCGGTTCGATCCGTGACGACGAGGTGCTGGAGGCCTGCCGCGCCGCGGGCGTGACCATGTACCTCACCGGGACACGGCACTTCGCGCACTGA
- the ppk2 gene encoding polyphosphate kinase 2 produces the protein MKIPDNQSLREYIEHLRDEGYSVQDGHTPDPDLIDPQGNPVYTWQQGYPYSTRMDRDEYEREKYKLQVELLKYQYWLEDNDQKSIIIFEGRDAAGKGGTIKRFTEHLNPRTARVVALNKPSDRERGQWYFQRYIRHLPTEGEMVLFDRSWYNRAGVERVMGFATPEEYETFMNQVPFFERMLVDSGIFVTKFWFSVSQKEQRTRFAIRQLDPVRRWKLSPMDLESLDRWEAYTQAKEEMFRRTDKKYAPWTIIRSNDKKRARLNAMRYFLSQFEYDDKDHEVVGVPDPKLVMRGKMEEADE, from the coding sequence GTGAAGATCCCTGACAACCAGAGCCTGCGCGAATACATCGAGCATCTGCGCGACGAGGGGTACTCGGTCCAGGACGGTCATACGCCGGACCCGGACCTCATCGACCCGCAGGGCAACCCGGTCTACACCTGGCAGCAGGGCTATCCGTACTCCACCCGCATGGACCGGGACGAGTACGAGCGGGAGAAGTACAAGCTGCAGGTGGAACTGCTGAAGTACCAGTACTGGCTCGAGGACAACGACCAGAAGTCGATCATCATCTTCGAGGGGCGGGACGCGGCCGGCAAGGGCGGCACCATCAAACGCTTCACCGAGCACCTGAACCCGCGCACCGCCCGCGTGGTCGCGCTGAACAAGCCCAGCGACCGCGAGCGCGGGCAGTGGTACTTCCAGCGCTACATCCGGCACCTGCCCACCGAGGGCGAGATGGTGCTGTTCGACCGCTCCTGGTACAACCGGGCCGGTGTCGAGCGGGTGATGGGCTTCGCGACCCCCGAGGAGTACGAGACCTTCATGAATCAGGTGCCCTTCTTCGAGCGCATGCTCGTGGACTCCGGCATCTTCGTGACGAAGTTCTGGTTCTCCGTCTCCCAGAAGGAGCAGCGCACCCGCTTCGCGATCCGTCAGCTGGATCCGGTGCGGCGCTGGAAGCTGTCCCCGATGGACCTCGAGTCCCTGGATCGCTGGGAGGCGTACACGCAGGCCAAGGAGGAGATGTTCCGCCGCACGGACAAGAAGTACGCACCGTGGACGATCATCCGCTCCAACGACAAGAAGCGCGCCCGGCTGAACGCCATGCGCTACTTCCTCTCCCAGTTCGAGTACGACGACAAGGACCACGAGGTGGTCGGCGTGCCGGATCCCAAGCTGGTGATGCGCGGCAAGATGGAGGAGGCCGACGAGTGA
- a CDS encoding aspartate ammonia-lyase has product MTSPGSTPDLATRTEHDLLGDREVPADAYYGVQTLRAQENFHITDVPVSHFPRLIEALAQVKRATARANHGLGALDDERAAAIEQACAEIVDGELHENFVVDVIQGGAGTSTNMNANEVIANRALEILGHEKGDYQHLHPNNHVNLAQSTNDVYPTSLRLGILLTFPALVESMDHLITTLRAKGAEYSQVLKMGRTQMQDAVPMTVGQEFNAWATTIEEDVVRLTRTASAFQEINLGATAIGTGITTDPRYAQLATKELSDLTGIDFVVSVDLVEATSDTGAFVTFSGILRRIAVKISKICNDLRLLSSGPRAGFHEINLPAVQPGSSIMPGKVNPVIPEVVNQVAFEVIGNDLTVAFAAEGGQLQLNAFEPVIGFNILESTRIMTRAMNTLADRCIAGITLNEDVLEDNLRRSIGVVTALVPVIGYGPATDVAATALETGRPVADLVLERGLLDQARLTSLLSPASMTAPYRATPTGTMPALSEEQMDSGEITRLPEDPAQNL; this is encoded by the coding sequence ATGACCAGCCCCGGTTCGACGCCCGACCTCGCCACTCGCACGGAGCATGATCTGCTCGGCGACCGTGAGGTCCCCGCCGATGCCTATTACGGTGTGCAGACCCTGCGAGCGCAGGAGAACTTCCACATCACCGATGTCCCGGTGAGCCACTTCCCCCGCCTGATCGAGGCGCTCGCCCAGGTCAAGCGGGCCACGGCTCGGGCCAACCACGGTCTGGGGGCGCTCGACGACGAGCGCGCCGCCGCCATCGAGCAGGCCTGCGCGGAGATCGTCGACGGTGAGCTCCATGAGAACTTCGTGGTGGACGTGATCCAGGGCGGTGCCGGGACCAGCACCAACATGAACGCCAACGAGGTGATCGCCAACCGCGCGCTGGAGATCCTCGGCCATGAGAAGGGCGACTACCAGCACCTCCACCCCAACAATCACGTCAATCTGGCGCAGTCCACGAACGACGTGTATCCGACGTCGCTGCGGCTGGGGATCCTGCTGACCTTCCCGGCACTGGTGGAGTCGATGGATCACCTGATCACCACCCTGCGCGCCAAGGGCGCGGAGTACTCCCAGGTGCTGAAGATGGGCCGCACGCAGATGCAGGACGCGGTCCCGATGACGGTGGGTCAGGAGTTCAACGCCTGGGCCACCACCATCGAGGAGGACGTCGTGCGGCTCACCCGCACCGCCTCGGCGTTCCAGGAGATCAACCTCGGCGCGACCGCGATCGGCACCGGCATCACCACCGATCCCCGCTACGCGCAGCTCGCCACCAAGGAGCTCTCGGACCTGACCGGGATCGATTTCGTGGTCTCCGTCGATCTGGTCGAGGCCACCAGCGACACCGGTGCCTTCGTGACCTTCTCCGGGATCCTGCGCCGCATCGCGGTGAAGATCTCGAAGATCTGCAACGATCTGCGACTGCTGTCCTCGGGCCCCCGGGCCGGCTTCCACGAGATCAACCTCCCCGCGGTGCAGCCGGGCAGCTCGATCATGCCGGGCAAGGTGAACCCGGTGATCCCGGAGGTCGTCAACCAGGTCGCCTTCGAGGTGATCGGCAACGATCTCACCGTGGCCTTCGCGGCCGAGGGCGGGCAGCTGCAGCTGAACGCCTTCGAGCCGGTGATCGGTTTCAACATCCTCGAGTCCACGCGCATCATGACCCGCGCGATGAACACCCTCGCCGATCGCTGCATCGCCGGGATCACGCTCAACGAGGACGTCCTCGAGGACAACCTGCGCCGCTCGATCGGCGTGGTCACCGCGCTGGTGCCGGTGATCGGCTACGGCCCCGCGACGGATGTCGCGGCGACCGCCCTGGAGACCGGGCGTCCGGTCGCCGATCTCGTGCTGGAGCGGGGGCTGCTGGACCAGGCCCGGTTGACGTCGCTGCTGTCCCCGGCCTCGATGACCGCCCCGTATCGCGCCACCCCGACCGGCACCATGCCCGCTCTCTCCGAGGAGCAGATGGACTCCGGGGAGATCACGCGCCTGCCCGAGGATCCTGCGCAGAACCTCTGA
- a CDS encoding DUF3017 domain-containing protein has protein sequence MPQRRSPFTVSAALRRQGVLTLALCALGVIIVVGVLFSAALAGLLLAVLLGTLAVLRAVLPVRAVGALAVRSRGLDVAVLLVLAISLGVLSTSPNL, from the coding sequence GTGCCGCAGCGACGTTCTCCCTTCACCGTCTCCGCGGCCCTGCGACGCCAGGGGGTGCTGACCCTGGCCCTGTGCGCGCTCGGCGTGATCATCGTGGTCGGGGTGCTGTTCTCCGCCGCACTGGCCGGGCTGCTGCTGGCCGTGCTGCTGGGCACCCTGGCCGTGCTGCGGGCGGTCCTGCCCGTCAGAGCGGTCGGCGCCCTGGCCGTCCGTTCCCGGGGCCTCGACGTCGCCGTGCTGCTGGTGCTCGCGATCTCCCTCGGCGTGCTCTCCACCTCGCCGAACCTCTGA
- a CDS encoding threonine/serine ThrE exporter family protein, translating to MPTDSTRLHAVFDLAMRIGEGLLTNGAAASEVTATVLRVTSSSGLRNVSVQVTFNEVTISYLADESATPFTRVRSASDRVQDFARLAAFEDVSHGYLSGELPLDEARRQAAAIPQRQPRYRIPLVVSGFAVMGGAAALFFGAGSLVVIAATISAGLLIAIGELLARWNIPPFYSQVLGGFVAVGGAVLVALIDHSVSPSIVVVSCIIVQLAGLSSISAVQDAVTGWYVTAAGRMLETLMLTVGLVAGVRGGLLLADVIGADVSVSAAMPLTFTTAVVVVISGLGMGLGYGVGTQVPSRLLLFGALVASGSGIIAHLLSSASLDRPVAAAIAAFATGMVATVLGDRLRAPALAFVMAGVIPLVPGSRIYSGLLGVGDDLGAGVAEMLGAAEIAVAIAAGVVLGQLLASRLMPYFRRSGIAYTPEISSPFTTLRRRRISLGSGRIRRRRRAAVIEPSTMTGEMTALSSTMFDDLSFLEDLEPPSDLEDGTGRRPDREE from the coding sequence GTGCCCACCGATTCCACCCGGCTCCATGCCGTGTTCGACCTCGCCATGAGGATCGGCGAGGGACTGCTCACCAACGGTGCCGCCGCCTCCGAGGTGACAGCGACCGTGCTGCGGGTGACCAGCTCCTCCGGTCTGCGCAACGTCTCCGTCCAGGTGACGTTCAACGAGGTGACGATCTCCTATCTCGCGGACGAGTCCGCGACCCCCTTCACCAGGGTGCGCTCCGCGAGCGACCGGGTGCAGGACTTCGCCCGGCTGGCGGCCTTCGAGGACGTCTCCCACGGCTATCTCTCCGGGGAGCTGCCGCTGGACGAGGCGCGTCGGCAGGCCGCTGCGATCCCGCAGCGCCAGCCGCGGTACCGGATCCCCCTGGTGGTCTCCGGCTTCGCCGTGATGGGCGGTGCCGCCGCGCTGTTCTTCGGTGCGGGCAGTCTGGTGGTGATCGCCGCGACGATCTCCGCAGGCCTGCTCATCGCGATCGGCGAGCTGCTGGCGCGCTGGAACATCCCGCCGTTCTACAGCCAGGTGCTGGGCGGCTTCGTCGCGGTGGGCGGTGCCGTGCTGGTCGCCCTGATCGACCACAGCGTCAGTCCCTCGATCGTCGTCGTCTCCTGCATCATCGTGCAGCTGGCCGGCCTCTCCTCGATCAGTGCGGTCCAGGATGCCGTCACCGGCTGGTACGTCACCGCGGCGGGCCGCATGCTCGAGACGCTGATGCTCACCGTGGGCCTGGTCGCCGGGGTGCGCGGGGGACTGCTGCTGGCCGACGTGATCGGGGCCGACGTCTCCGTCAGCGCCGCGATGCCGCTGACCTTCACCACTGCGGTCGTGGTGGTGATCTCCGGCCTGGGCATGGGCCTCGGGTACGGCGTCGGCACCCAGGTCCCCTCCCGGCTGCTGCTGTTCGGCGCGCTGGTGGCCTCCGGCTCCGGAATCATCGCCCACCTGCTCAGCAGCGCGTCGCTGGATCGCCCCGTGGCCGCCGCCATCGCCGCCTTCGCCACCGGGATGGTGGCGACCGTCCTCGGGGACCGGCTGCGGGCGCCCGCCCTCGCGTTCGTCATGGCCGGGGTGATCCCGCTGGTCCCGGGCAGCCGCATCTACAGCGGGCTCCTGGGGGTCGGTGACGACCTCGGCGCCGGCGTCGCGGAGATGCTGGGCGCGGCCGAGATCGCGGTCGCGATCGCCGCCGGGGTGGTGCTGGGACAGCTGCTGGCCTCGCGCCTGATGCCGTACTTCCGACGCAGCGGGATCGCGTACACCCCGGAGATCTCCTCACCGTTCACCACCCTGCGGCGGCGGCGGATCTCGCTGGGATCGGGCCGGATCCGGCGACGTCGCCGCGCGGCGGTGATCGAGCCGTCTACGATGACCGGTGAGATGACAGCGCTGTCCTCCACGATGTTCGACGACCTCTCGTTCCTCGAGGATCTCGAGCCGCCCTCGGACCTCGAGGACGGCACCGGGCGGCGCCCCGACCGCGAGGAGTGA
- a CDS encoding lactonase family protein produces the protein MTTTALIAAGGYSRSGTGRGPGIELLGLTIDAATGAPAVERLAEVDLPDPSFVLWSRDGTLLHAVLEGDPTLVVAVRVSADGREAEVIGDLAVDGTGGCHLSRGTEPSTLIIAQYGAGTVATVRLDEAGIPIEQIDLDDHRDLRDSGENSTEHGLGGPHPHQVVALPGTPLLAVPDLGLDRVLLYRQDVAGMIDLAGEIPLSRGSGPRHLVADHESDQLHISCELSGMIATAARSRTVPQRGLPSAMEGPAHRWSVRSMIPASGRDGANAPSHLELTADESALVVANRGPDTVSLLSLSAMRPLLVTEVAVGAHPRHFTQLGDLVLVAAQEGDRIDVLRRRGEELTVAAEPIPAPSVACLAVRP, from the coding sequence ATGACCACCACCGCACTGATCGCCGCCGGCGGATACTCCCGCAGCGGCACCGGTCGCGGGCCCGGTATCGAGCTGCTGGGCCTGACCATCGACGCGGCCACCGGCGCACCGGCCGTGGAGCGTCTGGCGGAGGTGGACCTGCCCGACCCCTCCTTCGTGCTCTGGAGCCGGGACGGGACGCTGCTGCATGCGGTGCTCGAGGGTGATCCCACCCTGGTGGTCGCCGTGCGGGTCTCGGCCGACGGTCGGGAGGCCGAGGTCATCGGGGATCTCGCCGTCGACGGCACCGGGGGCTGCCACCTCAGCCGCGGCACCGAGCCCTCCACCCTGATCATCGCGCAGTACGGCGCGGGCACGGTGGCCACCGTGCGGCTGGACGAGGCCGGGATCCCGATCGAGCAGATCGATCTGGACGACCACCGGGACCTCCGCGACAGCGGCGAGAACAGCACGGAGCACGGCCTGGGGGGCCCGCACCCGCACCAGGTGGTCGCGCTGCCGGGCACCCCGCTGCTCGCCGTCCCGGACCTCGGACTGGACCGGGTGCTGCTGTACCGCCAGGACGTCGCCGGGATGATCGACCTCGCGGGGGAGATCCCGCTCAGTCGCGGCAGCGGCCCCCGCCACCTGGTGGCGGACCACGAATCCGATCAGCTCCACATCTCCTGCGAGCTCTCGGGCATGATCGCGACGGCGGCCCGGAGCCGGACCGTCCCGCAGCGCGGGCTGCCCTCCGCGATGGAGGGCCCGGCGCACCGGTGGAGCGTGCGCTCGATGATCCCCGCCAGCGGTCGGGACGGCGCCAACGCCCCGTCCCACCTCGAGCTGACCGCGGACGAGTCCGCACTGGTGGTGGCCAATCGCGGGCCCGACACCGTCTCGCTGCTCTCGCTCTCGGCGATGCGTCCGCTGCTGGTGACCGAGGTCGCGGTGGGTGCGCACCCGCGCCACTTCACCCAGCTGGGCGACCTGGTGCTGGTCGCCGCCCAGGAGGGGGACCGCATCGATGTGCTGCGGCGCCGTGGAGAGGAGCTCACCGTCGCCGCGGAGCCGATCCCCGCCCCCTCGGTGGCGTGCCTCGCCGTACGGCCCTGA
- the galK gene encoding galactokinase, which produces MTRPVSRPAPVAAAGAAPGTDRASVELSAAPERSAAADRAAQLFEESYGYAPDGVWSAPGRVNIIGEHVDYQDGLCLPMAISHRCFAAAARTPTNRLRLRSAQDETVLDIDARTLSPETVTGWPAYVAGVLWALSSRISGVTTRGMDIMIDGQVPLGAGLSSSAALECAAAEAIEDLLSLGTGPLDRVRAAITAETDFAGASTGGLDQSASVLSREGHALFLDCRDFSTRPVPWDLASQGLALLITDTRAEHSHVDGEYTARRADSERAAAALGVPTLRDADPAQLDQLLARIDDEVVRRRARHVITEIQRVREFDSLLADGTVREHVAELGALLNASHDSLREDYEVTVPPLDLAVEAARRAGAHGARMTGGGFGGSTIALVEAAQAQTVAAEIAADFTAQGFETPEFFLALPSEGAGQDR; this is translated from the coding sequence ATGACCCGCCCCGTTTCCCGCCCCGCCCCTGTCGCTGCCGCGGGCGCCGCCCCCGGCACCGACCGGGCCTCGGTGGAGCTCTCCGCAGCTCCCGAGCGCTCGGCGGCCGCGGACCGTGCCGCGCAGCTGTTCGAGGAGTCCTACGGGTATGCGCCCGACGGGGTCTGGTCGGCGCCCGGCCGGGTGAACATCATCGGTGAGCACGTCGACTACCAGGACGGGCTGTGCCTGCCGATGGCGATCTCCCACCGCTGCTTCGCGGCGGCGGCGCGCACGCCCACCAATCGTCTGCGCCTGCGCTCCGCCCAGGATGAGACGGTCCTGGACATCGACGCCCGAACCCTCTCCCCGGAGACCGTCACCGGCTGGCCCGCCTACGTGGCCGGGGTGCTGTGGGCGCTGAGCTCGCGCATCTCGGGCGTGACCACCCGCGGCATGGACATCATGATCGACGGTCAGGTGCCGCTGGGCGCCGGGCTCTCCAGCTCCGCCGCGCTCGAGTGCGCCGCCGCCGAGGCCATCGAGGACCTGCTGAGCCTCGGCACCGGGCCCCTGGACCGGGTGCGGGCCGCGATCACCGCCGAGACCGACTTCGCGGGAGCCTCCACGGGCGGCCTGGACCAGTCCGCCTCGGTGCTCTCGCGGGAGGGTCATGCGCTCTTCCTCGACTGCCGCGACTTCTCCACCCGCCCGGTGCCGTGGGACCTCGCCTCCCAGGGGCTCGCGCTGCTGATCACGGACACCCGCGCCGAGCACTCGCACGTCGACGGCGAGTACACCGCGCGCCGCGCCGACAGCGAGCGCGCCGCCGCGGCTCTGGGCGTGCCGACCCTGCGCGACGCCGACCCCGCCCAGCTCGACCAGCTGCTCGCCCGGATCGACGACGAGGTGGTGCGGCGTCGTGCGCGCCACGTGATCACCGAGATCCAGCGGGTCCGGGAGTTCGACTCACTGCTCGCGGACGGCACCGTGCGCGAGCACGTCGCGGAGCTCGGCGCGCTGCTGAACGCCTCGCACGACTCCCTGCGCGAGGACTACGAGGTGACCGTCCCCCCGCTCGACCTCGCCGTCGAGGCTGCCCGGCGGGCCGGCGCCCATGGCGCCCGGATGACCGGCGGCGGCTTCGGTGGCTCGACCATCGCCCTGGTCGAGGCCGCGCAGGCGCAGACCGTGGCCGCCGAGATCGCGGCGGACTTCACCGCCCAGGGCTTCGAGACCCCGGAGTTCTTCCTCGCCCTGCCCTCGGAGGGCGCCGGTCAGGACCGCTGA